Proteins from one Syntrophaceae bacterium genomic window:
- a CDS encoding 2-hydroxyglutaryl-CoA dehydratase: MLTAGIDVGSISTKAVLLEDGRFVRGKVAFTGYNAEAAGRRIFEEILQESGLAEDAVGGIVATGYGRKSVSFAGRAVTEILCHAAGARYLDAEIRSVVDIGGQDSKAIVLNADGRVKTFAMNDKCAAGTGRFLEVMARALEVDLDLFGALSLHAEAPARISSLCTVFAESEVISLIARGEKRENIIAGIHESIGSRVSAMARRLGMVPPVMMTGGVARNAGVVQALGKALDLPLRVSPQAQLTGAIGAAFLASRPG, translated from the coding sequence ATGCTGACAGCAGGCATCGATGTCGGTTCCATCAGCACCAAGGCGGTCCTCCTCGAGGACGGCCGGTTCGTCCGGGGAAAGGTCGCCTTTACCGGCTACAACGCCGAGGCGGCAGGACGCCGGATCTTTGAGGAGATCCTTCAGGAATCCGGACTGGCAGAGGATGCCGTCGGCGGGATCGTCGCCACCGGCTACGGCCGGAAGAGCGTCTCCTTTGCCGGACGCGCCGTCACGGAGATTCTGTGCCATGCCGCGGGAGCCCGCTACCTGGATGCGGAGATCCGCTCCGTCGTGGACATCGGCGGCCAGGACAGCAAGGCCATCGTCCTGAATGCGGACGGGCGGGTGAAGACCTTCGCCATGAACGACAAGTGCGCCGCCGGAACGGGCCGCTTCCTGGAGGTCATGGCCCGGGCTCTGGAAGTGGACCTGGATCTGTTCGGTGCCCTGTCTCTCCATGCGGAGGCCCCGGCCAGAATCAGCAGCCTCTGCACGGTCTTCGCCGAGTCGGAGGTGATTTCTCTCATTGCCAGAGGGGAAAAGCGGGAGAACATCATTGCCGGGATCCACGAATCCATCGGCTCCCGCGTCTCCGCGATGGCCAGGCGGCTCGGGATGGTCCCGCCGGTGATGATGACCGGTGGCGTGGCCCGAAATGCCGGCGTCGTACAGGCCCTGGGGAAAGCCCTCGACCTTCCCCTTCGGGTCTCCCCGCAGGCCCAGCTCACCGGGGCCATCGGGGCCGCGTTCCTGGCCTCCCGGCCGGGATAG
- a CDS encoding 2-hydroxyacyl-CoA dehydratase codes for MNPMAEITAALADAGGYARDLKKRTNGRTVGYVCSYTPEELILAAGAHPLRLLGTNQAIHRADAHLQSYCCSLVRGILEEALSGNLDFLDGMVFPHTCDSIQRLSDIWRLNIPFGFHADVVLPVKLTTASARDYMADVLRKFRGDLEKTLSVTITDAALMEAIDLTNGIRADLRRLYEIRAANPGWISGSDVHRIVRASMIMDRRRFLALLEDLLAEAGGKDAPAAAKQPHRLILSGGVCNAPDVYGMIADAGGAVVWDDLCTGGRAFEEPIPGGGDPIEGMADRLVKRVVCPAKHGGLTNRADHLVNLVKEKDARGVIFLLLKFCDPHAFDYPYLKAALDREGIPSILMEVEDPLPPEGQLRTRIEAFLEML; via the coding sequence ATGAATCCGATGGCTGAAATCACGGCGGCCCTGGCGGACGCCGGCGGATACGCAAGAGACCTCAAGAAACGGACAAACGGAAGGACGGTGGGCTACGTCTGCTCCTACACGCCGGAGGAGTTGATCCTGGCGGCGGGGGCTCACCCGCTCCGGCTCCTCGGGACGAATCAGGCCATCCACCGGGCCGACGCCCACCTCCAGAGCTACTGCTGCTCCCTTGTGCGGGGCATCCTGGAGGAGGCACTGTCGGGAAACCTGGATTTCCTGGACGGGATGGTCTTTCCCCACACCTGCGACTCGATCCAGCGCCTCTCGGACATCTGGCGCCTCAACATCCCCTTCGGATTCCACGCCGACGTGGTCCTCCCGGTGAAGCTGACCACCGCGAGCGCCCGGGACTACATGGCGGACGTCCTCCGGAAATTCCGGGGGGACCTTGAAAAAACCCTCTCGGTGACGATCACCGACGCGGCCCTCATGGAGGCAATCGACCTCACCAACGGCATCCGGGCGGACCTGCGGCGCCTCTACGAGATCCGGGCGGCGAATCCCGGGTGGATCTCCGGCAGCGACGTCCACCGGATCGTCCGGGCCTCCATGATCATGGACCGCCGGCGGTTTCTTGCCCTCCTGGAGGATCTCCTGGCGGAGGCAGGCGGAAAGGACGCGCCGGCCGCAGCGAAGCAGCCACACCGGCTGATCCTCTCCGGCGGCGTCTGCAACGCCCCGGACGTCTACGGAATGATCGCCGACGCCGGAGGCGCCGTCGTCTGGGATGATCTCTGCACCGGCGGCAGGGCCTTCGAGGAGCCGATTCCCGGCGGCGGAGACCCGATCGAGGGGATGGCGGACCGCCTCGTGAAGCGGGTCGTCTGCCCGGCGAAGCACGGTGGCCTCACGAACCGGGCGGACCACCTGGTGAACCTCGTGAAGGAAAAGGACGCCCGGGGCGTCATCTTCCTCCTCCTCAAGTTCTGCGACCCCCACGCCTTCGATTATCCGTATCTGAAGGCCGCCCTCGACCGGGAGGGCATCCCCAGCATCCTGATGGAAGTGGAGGACCCCCTTCCGCCGGAAGGGCAGCTCCGGACCCGCATCGAGGCATTTCTCGAGATGCTGTAA
- a CDS encoding DUF748 domain-containing protein, producing MSRFKKITVALGLLFVILMVSSYFLVPPILKSVLVKKLSESLHREVTLERIHFNPFTLALSVQGFGIRERGGTESFVSFQELFVNLQILSVARQALVLDEVKLVKPSVRILRNADGSYNFSDLLEKKPGEEKKEPGKPFLFSVNNIRLIDGRVEFLDNPKDAKHTAENIQAAIPFLSNMTYALETKVEPSFSAVINGTPYTLKGETKPFADSRETEFRISIKDLDIPHYTAYVPMKLNFRLPSAKLDVESTLTYRQERNKTPALIIKGTAGLRDVVLEDLRKARLIRFQALTVDMAAVEPLIVKIHLAKVALKEPEVNVRRNAAGEINLLALAPEKAKDEKKAEEKKGLPAAKAAPAPDKAGPVVDIDELLLEKGTVSFRDETTPEPFSLPLRDIRLEGRNLSTATGKEGTLDLSVGFPKRGALSLKGPVTITPVSARLAVDAKDIDLPGFQPYWTEAVNIQVTGGKIGTRGSLTVSLAEKTPRIRYTGRLMVTRFASIDKVQAVDFLKWKSLYLNDLDVNVSPLKVQIRQVALTDFYSRVMVYPDATLNVQSIAAKKEEAGKPPAKDEAAKPQAPPQEPAKDGKEKPKAGPDITIGAVTLQGGEIDYMDRHIKPTFSGRLVEIGGRIGRMSSREAIQADVDLKGKLDGYAPLEITGKINPLSKDLFVDLKMSFKDMDLSPVTPYSGKYAGYAIEKGKLSFDLRYLIAKRKLESQNVIFIDQLTLGEKVESPQATKLPVSLAISLLKDRHGQIKLDIPVAGTLDDPQFSVWRIIVQVLVNILTKAATAPFALLGSLMGGGEEMSYVEFDAGSAAVGDANLKKLVTLGKALQERPALKLEIEGYVDVEKEREALRTARFQRKLKVQKLNETLKKGAVAVPVDDVKIEPGERDRYLKMAYDAETFPKPRNFIGMAKSLPPAEMEKLMLTNIEIRDGDLRLLASRRAQAVRDVLLKSGDVTPDRVFIVEPKSLTPQKKEKLKNSRVDFRLK from the coding sequence ATGAGCCGATTCAAGAAGATCACGGTCGCGCTGGGTCTGTTATTCGTCATCCTGATGGTTTCCTCGTATTTCCTGGTCCCGCCGATCCTGAAGTCCGTCCTGGTCAAGAAGCTGTCCGAATCCCTCCATCGCGAGGTGACCCTGGAGCGGATTCATTTCAATCCCTTCACCCTCGCCCTGTCCGTCCAGGGATTCGGCATCCGGGAGAGGGGCGGCACTGAATCGTTTGTCTCCTTCCAGGAACTCTTCGTGAACCTGCAGATCCTCTCCGTGGCCAGGCAGGCGCTCGTCCTCGACGAGGTCAAGCTGGTCAAGCCCTCCGTCCGGATTCTGCGGAACGCCGACGGAAGCTACAACTTCTCCGATCTCCTGGAGAAGAAGCCGGGGGAAGAGAAGAAGGAGCCGGGGAAGCCGTTCCTCTTCTCCGTCAACAACATCCGCCTCATCGACGGCCGCGTCGAGTTCCTGGACAACCCGAAAGATGCAAAGCACACCGCCGAAAACATCCAGGCCGCAATCCCCTTCCTCTCGAACATGACCTACGCCCTGGAAACGAAGGTCGAACCGTCCTTTTCCGCCGTGATCAACGGGACCCCCTACACGCTCAAGGGGGAGACAAAACCTTTTGCGGACTCCCGGGAAACGGAATTCCGGATTTCGATCAAGGACCTGGATATCCCGCATTACACGGCCTACGTGCCCATGAAGCTGAATTTCAGGCTCCCCTCGGCAAAGCTGGACGTCGAGTCCACCCTCACGTACCGTCAGGAAAGGAACAAGACGCCGGCGCTGATCATCAAGGGCACGGCCGGACTCCGCGACGTCGTCCTGGAGGATCTGCGGAAGGCGCGGCTGATCCGCTTCCAGGCCCTCACCGTGGACATGGCCGCCGTGGAGCCTCTGATCGTGAAAATACACCTGGCGAAAGTGGCCCTGAAGGAACCGGAGGTAAACGTCCGCCGGAATGCGGCAGGGGAGATCAACCTCCTGGCCCTTGCTCCGGAAAAAGCGAAAGACGAGAAGAAAGCGGAGGAAAAGAAGGGCCTGCCTGCAGCGAAGGCCGCTCCGGCTCCGGACAAGGCTGGCCCGGTCGTCGACATCGACGAGTTGCTCCTCGAAAAAGGAACCGTCTCCTTCCGGGACGAAACGACCCCGGAGCCGTTTTCACTCCCGCTTCGGGACATCCGTCTGGAGGGGCGCAACCTCTCCACCGCCACCGGGAAGGAGGGAACCCTCGATCTCTCCGTCGGCTTCCCGAAACGGGGCGCCCTTTCCCTGAAGGGGCCGGTTACCATCACGCCGGTCTCGGCCAGGCTGGCCGTAGACGCAAAGGACATCGATCTTCCGGGATTTCAGCCCTATTGGACGGAGGCGGTCAATATCCAAGTAACCGGGGGCAAGATCGGCACCCGGGGATCCCTGACGGTCTCCCTGGCGGAGAAGACCCCCAGGATCCGGTACACGGGGCGTCTTATGGTCACCCGGTTCGCCTCCATCGACAAGGTCCAGGCGGTGGATTTCCTGAAATGGAAATCCCTGTACCTGAACGACCTCGATGTCAATGTATCCCCTCTGAAGGTGCAAATCCGTCAGGTCGCACTGACGGACTTCTATAGCCGGGTCATGGTCTATCCAGACGCCACCCTGAACGTCCAGAGCATTGCGGCGAAGAAAGAAGAAGCGGGGAAACCGCCGGCGAAAGATGAAGCGGCCAAGCCTCAGGCGCCGCCGCAAGAGCCGGCGAAAGATGGGAAGGAGAAACCGAAGGCGGGACCCGACATCACCATCGGCGCCGTAACACTCCAGGGCGGCGAGATCGACTATATGGACCGCCACATCAAGCCCACCTTCTCCGGCCGGCTCGTGGAAATCGGGGGGCGCATCGGCAGGATGTCCTCCCGGGAGGCAATCCAGGCGGACGTGGACCTGAAAGGCAAGCTCGACGGGTACGCCCCCCTGGAAATCACCGGCAAGATCAACCCCCTGAGCAAGGACCTCTTCGTGGATCTGAAGATGTCCTTCAAGGACATGGATCTGAGCCCGGTGACGCCCTATTCGGGCAAATATGCGGGCTACGCCATCGAGAAGGGCAAGCTGTCCTTCGACCTGAGATACCTGATTGCCAAGCGGAAGCTGGAATCGCAGAACGTCATCTTTATCGACCAGCTCACTCTGGGGGAAAAAGTCGAGAGTCCCCAGGCCACGAAGCTACCGGTCTCCCTGGCCATCTCCCTCCTGAAGGACCGCCACGGCCAGATCAAGCTCGACATCCCCGTGGCGGGAACCCTCGATGACCCGCAATTCAGCGTCTGGCGGATTATCGTGCAGGTCCTGGTGAACATCCTCACCAAGGCGGCCACGGCGCCCTTTGCCCTCCTCGGATCCCTGATGGGCGGCGGGGAGGAAATGAGCTATGTTGAATTCGATGCCGGGAGCGCCGCCGTCGGCGATGCAAACCTGAAGAAACTGGTGACGCTCGGGAAGGCATTGCAGGAACGGCCGGCCCTGAAGCTCGAGATCGAAGGCTATGTGGATGTCGAAAAGGAACGGGAGGCGCTCCGGACAGCCCGCTTCCAGAGAAAGCTGAAGGTCCAGAAGCTGAACGAGACCTTGAAAAAGGGCGCTGTCGCGGTGCCCGTGGATGACGTGAAGATCGAGCCGGGAGAGCGGGACCGCTACCTGAAAATGGCCTACGACGCCGAGACATTCCCGAAGCCTCGGAACTTCATCGGCATGGCCAAGAGCCTGCCGCCGGCGGAGATGGAAAAACTGATGCTCACCAACATCGAGATCAGGGACGGGGACCTCCGCCTCCTGGCTTCCCGACGGGCGCAGGCGGTCCGTGACGTCCTGCTGAAATCCGGGGACGTCACGCCGGACCGGGTGTTCATCGTGGAACCGAAGTCCCTGACCCCACAGAAAAAGGAAAAGCTGAAGAACAGCCGGGTGGATTTCCGCCTGAAATAA
- a CDS encoding 2-hydroxyglutaryl-CoA dehydratase: protein MASTGEDKRKVKAVKKMKDIMTTYYIEAKTAAQTGKKVAWITSGGPVEPLLAMDVIPVYPENHGAMIGASKMGVDLCEKAEAMGYASDLCSYARSDIACATVNGGPIGGLPRPDMLVCGNNICGTVLKWYEVQARYFGCPLFIFDTPFCHIEFNKDMRRYVRRQVDEYTAFLGEVCGRPFDFDRMIEVGRLSVEGQRTWQQVLDTAMNRPAPISAFDAFFHLALIVTLRGTQIAVDYYRELLAEMRERAAEGIGSIPNEKYRLLWDNLPVWYRTKWLSEKFASHGACLVADTYTSAWCGSLKYMDENDFLGSMAEGYSRIYLNIGVDEMADTVVAMTDKYGVDGVVLHSNRSCKPYSLGQYDIQRVVEERTGIPSLMIEADMVDERAFSESQIDTRIDAFMEVIRNRRNG from the coding sequence ATGGCATCGACCGGTGAAGACAAGCGGAAGGTGAAGGCCGTCAAGAAGATGAAGGACATCATGACGACCTACTACATCGAGGCCAAGACGGCTGCCCAGACGGGGAAAAAGGTCGCCTGGATCACCAGCGGCGGCCCCGTGGAGCCGCTTCTGGCCATGGACGTCATCCCCGTGTATCCGGAAAACCACGGGGCCATGATAGGGGCCAGCAAGATGGGAGTCGACCTGTGCGAGAAGGCGGAGGCCATGGGCTACGCCAGCGACCTTTGCTCCTACGCCCGCTCGGACATCGCGTGCGCTACCGTCAACGGCGGCCCCATCGGAGGGCTGCCCCGGCCGGACATGCTCGTCTGCGGGAACAACATCTGCGGCACCGTCCTTAAGTGGTACGAGGTCCAGGCCCGGTATTTCGGCTGCCCCCTCTTCATCTTCGACACCCCCTTCTGCCACATCGAATTCAACAAAGACATGAGGCGGTACGTCCGCCGGCAGGTGGACGAGTACACCGCCTTCCTGGGGGAGGTCTGCGGCCGACCCTTCGACTTCGACCGCATGATAGAGGTGGGCCGCCTCTCCGTCGAGGGACAGCGAACCTGGCAGCAGGTCCTGGACACGGCCATGAACCGTCCGGCCCCCATCAGCGCCTTCGACGCCTTCTTCCACCTGGCCCTGATCGTGACCCTCCGGGGAACGCAGATCGCCGTGGACTACTACCGGGAACTCCTGGCGGAGATGCGGGAACGGGCGGCGGAGGGCATCGGCTCCATCCCCAACGAGAAATACCGTCTCCTCTGGGACAACCTGCCCGTCTGGTACCGCACCAAGTGGCTCTCGGAGAAGTTCGCCTCCCACGGGGCCTGCCTCGTGGCGGACACCTATACGTCCGCCTGGTGCGGCTCCCTGAAGTACATGGACGAGAACGACTTCCTGGGCAGCATGGCCGAGGGCTACAGTCGCATCTACCTGAACATCGGTGTCGACGAGATGGCCGACACGGTCGTCGCCATGACCGACAAGTACGGCGTCGACGGCGTCGTCTTGCACTCCAACCGGAGCTGCAAGCCTTACTCCCTGGGCCAGTACGACATCCAGCGGGTCGTGGAGGAGCGGACGGGCATTCCGTCCCTCATGATCGAGGCGGACATGGTGGACGAGCGGGCCTTCTCGGAGAGCCAGATCGATACGCGGATCGACGCCTTCATGGAAGTGATCCGGAACCGGCGGAACGGATAA
- a CDS encoding AMP-binding protein, whose translation MGGNKPWVKFYGHVPESLDYPRVTMYEALMGTVEKFPDAAAWDFLDTTATYREFAREIDRCADALAGLGLKKGDRITISMPTSPQGVIAFYAANRLGAVASMIHPLSTAKEIAFYLNVSQSRFALTLDAFYGKFREAKDGTPLERLILARIPDYLGLVKKIGFNLTKGRKIPPVPADPMVTWWKDMMAASWPKAPKADMGTDDMAVILYSGGTTGTPKGIMLSNYNFISEGMMVSAWGNLGKNDGILAILPIFHGFGLGVCINAAFMGGAKSILVPQFTPEIVAGLIKKKRPSFVVGVPTLFEALCRNPVIQSADLSCLMATFSGADTLPRPVKERFETLVKERGGNVKLLEGYGLTEAVTAIMATPIQEYREGSVGVPFPDMLAKVVTVDTTEEAPLGEEGELCVSGPAVMMGYLDAPEETARTLRTHADGRVWLHTGDIAAMDADGFFYFKLRLKRMIKSSGMNVYPAQVEDILYAHPEVKDACVIGVPDETQVQRVKAFVVLKDRANETPEMEQKLIRYCQEHLIKWSCPREIEFRDTLPCTLVGKIAYNTLEQEEIEKLKACGKFAGE comes from the coding sequence ATGGGCGGCAACAAACCCTGGGTGAAGTTCTACGGCCATGTCCCGGAGTCCCTCGACTATCCGCGGGTGACCATGTACGAGGCCCTGATGGGGACGGTGGAGAAGTTCCCCGACGCCGCGGCCTGGGATTTTCTGGACACAACGGCCACTTACCGCGAGTTCGCCCGGGAGATCGACCGGTGCGCCGACGCCCTGGCCGGGCTCGGCCTGAAAAAGGGCGACCGGATCACCATCTCCATGCCCACGAGCCCCCAGGGGGTCATCGCCTTCTACGCCGCCAACCGGCTGGGTGCCGTGGCCAGCATGATCCACCCCCTCTCCACCGCCAAGGAGATCGCTTTCTACCTGAACGTGAGCCAGAGCCGGTTTGCACTGACCCTGGACGCCTTCTACGGCAAGTTCCGGGAGGCGAAGGACGGGACGCCGCTGGAGCGGCTGATCCTGGCGCGGATCCCCGATTACCTGGGCCTCGTCAAGAAGATCGGCTTCAACCTGACAAAGGGCCGGAAGATCCCGCCGGTACCGGCGGACCCGATGGTGACCTGGTGGAAGGACATGATGGCCGCCTCCTGGCCCAAGGCGCCGAAGGCCGACATGGGCACGGACGACATGGCGGTGATCCTCTACAGCGGCGGCACGACGGGCACCCCCAAGGGGATCATGCTCTCCAACTACAATTTCATCAGCGAGGGCATGATGGTCTCCGCCTGGGGAAACCTGGGGAAGAACGACGGCATCCTGGCCATTCTGCCCATCTTCCACGGCTTCGGCCTGGGGGTCTGCATCAACGCCGCCTTCATGGGCGGCGCCAAGAGCATCCTGGTCCCCCAGTTCACCCCGGAGATCGTGGCCGGCCTGATCAAGAAGAAGCGCCCCTCCTTCGTGGTGGGGGTCCCCACGCTCTTCGAGGCCCTCTGCCGGAATCCCGTCATCCAGAGCGCCGACCTGTCCTGCCTGATGGCCACCTTCAGCGGTGCCGACACCCTGCCCCGCCCCGTAAAGGAGCGCTTCGAGACGTTGGTAAAGGAGCGGGGGGGAAACGTGAAACTCCTGGAGGGCTACGGCCTCACCGAGGCGGTGACGGCCATCATGGCCACACCGATCCAGGAGTACCGCGAGGGAAGCGTCGGCGTGCCCTTCCCGGACATGCTGGCCAAGGTCGTGACGGTCGACACGACGGAGGAAGCGCCCCTGGGAGAGGAGGGCGAGCTCTGCGTCTCCGGTCCGGCGGTCATGATGGGATACCTGGACGCCCCGGAGGAGACGGCCCGGACGCTCCGGACCCACGCCGACGGCCGGGTCTGGCTCCACACCGGCGACATCGCCGCCATGGACGCCGACGGCTTCTTCTACTTCAAGCTCCGCCTCAAGAGGATGATCAAATCCTCGGGGATGAACGTCTATCCCGCCCAGGTGGAAGACATCCTCTACGCCCACCCGGAGGTGAAGGACGCCTGCGTCATCGGTGTCCCCGACGAGACCCAGGTCCAGCGGGTGAAGGCCTTCGTGGTCCTGAAGGACCGGGCGAACGAGACCCCGGAAATGGAGCAGAAGCTGATCCGTTATTGCCAGGAGCACCTGATCAAGTGGAGCTGTCCCCGGGAGATTGAGTTCCGGGACACCCTCCCCTGTACGCTGGTGGGCAAGATCGCCTACAACACCCTGGAGCAGGAGGAGATCGAGAAGCTGAAGGCCTGCGGCAAGTTCGCCGGGGAATAG
- a CDS encoding SDR family oxidoreductase — protein sequence MNDITYDLSGKVAVVTGGSRGIGLEIADNLLQQGAKVAICGRKQDGLDSARGILNGGNNLLAVQAYISREQDVERLFDAVLEKFGTVDILINNVGMNLMSASLVDTDLAVWQRIMDGNLTGAFLCSRRAGRIMREKKRGKIVSISSLAGTRATPGMSVYGIAKAALEMMTKVLGAELAPFNVQANAIAPGLVKTNFSKLFWSSPELAELIIRETPAGRISEPSDLVHSVLFLCSGCSDFITGQTIAVDGGASIV from the coding sequence ATGAACGACATCACCTACGACCTGAGCGGCAAGGTGGCTGTGGTCACCGGCGGCAGCCGGGGAATCGGGCTGGAGATCGCGGACAACCTGCTCCAGCAGGGGGCAAAGGTGGCCATCTGCGGACGAAAGCAGGACGGACTGGACTCGGCCCGAGGCATCCTTAACGGCGGGAACAACCTGCTGGCCGTACAAGCCTACATATCCCGGGAACAGGACGTGGAGAGGCTCTTCGACGCCGTCCTGGAGAAATTCGGAACGGTTGACATACTCATTAACAACGTGGGGATGAACCTGATGAGTGCATCCCTGGTCGATACGGACCTTGCCGTCTGGCAGCGGATCATGGACGGGAACCTCACGGGGGCCTTCCTCTGCTCCCGCCGGGCCGGCAGGATCATGCGGGAGAAAAAGCGGGGCAAGATCGTCAGCATATCCTCCCTGGCAGGCACCCGGGCCACGCCGGGCATGAGCGTCTACGGCATCGCCAAGGCCGCCCTGGAGATGATGACGAAGGTCCTCGGCGCGGAACTGGCGCCCTTCAATGTCCAGGCCAACGCCATCGCACCGGGCCTCGTGAAGACCAATTTCAGCAAGCTCTTCTGGTCCTCACCGGAACTGGCCGAGCTGATCATCAGGGAAACACCCGCCGGGCGGATCTCCGAACCGTCGGACCTGGTCCACTCGGTCCTGTTCCTCTGCTCGGGCTGTTCCGACTTCATCACGGGCCAGACTATCGCCGTCGACGGCGGGGCGTCGATCGTCTGA
- a CDS encoding RNA-binding transcriptional accessory protein, translated as MTEQTANAAGEPAEAHIRQIAGELGIAAGQVEATARLLGEGGTVPFIARYRKEATGTLDEVQITEIRDRLVQLAELDKRREAILKSLVERELLTDELAARIAAADTLSVLEDIYLPFRPKRRTRAMVAREKGLEPLADRIFIQESDFDPVASAAAFVDAEKGVASVEEALAGARDILAERINESEEARSRMRAFFAEKAFFQSRVVPGKETEGSRYRDWFDWEEPAVRAPSHRILAMRRGEKEEFLFLRVIPPEAEALALLMEMFVKGGGPTSEQVRLAVEDGYRRLLCPAMETEIRLATKKRADAEAIRVFTDNLRQLLLAPPLGQKRLLALDPGFRTGCKLVCLDAQGKLLHHDAIFPHLSERARGEAAERVQALAAKFQVEAFAVGNGTAGRETEAFLREIGLPEAVPVVMVNESGASVYSASKIAREEFPDHDVTVRGAVSIGRRLQDPLAELVKIDPKAIGVGQYQHDVDQTALKQGLDDTVMSCVNAVGVEVNTASAALLTYVSGLGPALAGRIVSRRDEQGPFSSREELKQVPRLGAKAFEQAAGFLRIRDGANPLDASSVHPERYGIVDRMASNLGCTVADLIADAGLRKQIDLSRYITEDVGLPTLNDILAELARPGRDPRERFEIFQFAEGIEKIEDLHPGMKLPGIVTNLTAFGAFVDIGVHQDGLVHLSQLADRFVKDPGEVLKVRQAVEVTVLAVDLERRRISLSLKKNPDLAGGASASRPERGAGGEGPGSGKSGTGTDGRGRPGPGGPKRDRRGQGKKEGKGQDEQIPFNNPFAAVFGKK; from the coding sequence ATGACGGAACAGACAGCCAACGCAGCGGGAGAACCCGCGGAAGCACATATTCGGCAGATCGCCGGGGAGCTCGGCATCGCGGCGGGCCAGGTCGAGGCCACGGCGCGACTCCTCGGAGAGGGGGGTACGGTGCCCTTCATCGCCCGCTACCGCAAAGAGGCAACGGGCACCCTCGACGAAGTCCAGATCACGGAGATCCGGGACCGCCTCGTCCAGCTTGCTGAGCTGGACAAGCGGCGCGAGGCGATCCTGAAGTCCCTGGTGGAGCGGGAGCTCCTGACGGACGAGTTGGCGGCAAGGATCGCGGCCGCCGATACCCTCTCCGTTCTGGAGGACATCTATCTCCCCTTCCGGCCCAAGCGGCGGACACGGGCCATGGTTGCCCGGGAAAAGGGCCTGGAACCCCTGGCGGACAGGATCTTCATCCAGGAGTCGGATTTCGACCCCGTTGCCTCTGCAGCCGCCTTCGTCGATGCCGAAAAGGGCGTGGCCTCCGTGGAGGAGGCCCTTGCGGGGGCACGGGACATCCTCGCCGAGCGGATCAACGAGAGCGAGGAGGCCCGGTCCCGCATGCGGGCGTTCTTTGCAGAGAAGGCCTTCTTCCAGTCCCGGGTCGTTCCGGGCAAGGAGACGGAAGGCAGCCGCTATCGTGACTGGTTCGACTGGGAAGAGCCTGCCGTCCGGGCGCCTTCCCACCGGATCCTGGCCATGCGGCGGGGTGAAAAGGAGGAGTTCCTGTTTCTCCGGGTCATACCGCCGGAAGCGGAGGCGCTGGCACTCCTCATGGAGATGTTCGTGAAGGGCGGTGGCCCCACGTCGGAACAGGTCCGGCTGGCTGTCGAGGACGGCTATCGGCGCCTGCTGTGCCCGGCCATGGAGACGGAGATCCGCCTGGCCACGAAGAAACGGGCCGACGCGGAGGCGATCCGGGTCTTCACCGACAACCTCCGCCAGCTCCTTCTCGCCCCGCCCCTCGGGCAGAAGCGGCTCCTCGCCCTGGATCCGGGTTTCCGGACGGGGTGCAAGCTCGTCTGCCTCGACGCCCAGGGAAAGCTCCTCCACCATGATGCGATCTTTCCCCACCTCTCCGAGCGGGCCCGGGGCGAGGCGGCGGAGCGGGTGCAAGCCCTTGCCGCAAAATTCCAGGTTGAGGCCTTCGCCGTCGGGAACGGAACGGCGGGCCGGGAAACCGAGGCCTTCCTCCGGGAGATCGGCCTGCCCGAGGCGGTCCCCGTCGTCATGGTCAACGAGAGCGGCGCCTCGGTCTACTCGGCCTCGAAGATCGCCAGGGAGGAATTCCCCGACCACGACGTCACCGTCCGCGGCGCCGTCTCCATCGGCCGCCGCCTCCAGGACCCCTTGGCGGAGCTCGTCAAGATCGATCCAAAGGCGATCGGCGTCGGCCAGTACCAGCACGATGTCGATCAGACCGCCCTCAAACAGGGCCTGGACGACACCGTCATGAGCTGTGTGAACGCCGTCGGCGTGGAGGTGAACACGGCCAGCGCGGCTCTTTTGACCTACGTCTCGGGCCTCGGGCCCGCCCTGGCGGGCCGGATCGTCTCCCGGCGGGACGAGCAAGGGCCATTTTCCTCCCGGGAGGAGTTGAAACAGGTACCCCGGCTTGGGGCCAAGGCCTTCGAGCAGGCCGCGGGCTTTCTCCGGATCCGGGACGGGGCGAACCCTCTCGATGCCTCCTCCGTCCACCCCGAGCGCTACGGCATCGTGGACCGGATGGCGTCGAACCTGGGGTGCACCGTGGCGGACCTCATCGCGGACGCAGGGCTGCGGAAGCAAATCGACCTCTCCCGCTACATCACCGAAGATGTCGGGCTCCCCACCCTGAACGACATCCTGGCCGAGCTGGCCCGGCCCGGGCGGGACCCGCGCGAGCGCTTCGAGATCTTTCAATTTGCCGAGGGGATCGAAAAGATCGAGGATCTGCACCCGGGGATGAAGCTTCCGGGAATCGTGACGAACCTGACCGCCTTCGGGGCCTTCGTGGACATCGGCGTCCACCAGGACGGACTCGTCCACCTGAGCCAGTTGGCGGACCGGTTCGTCAAGGACCCCGGGGAGGTCCTGAAGGTCCGTCAGGCCGTCGAGGTGACGGTCCTGGCGGTGGACCTGGAGAGAAGGCGGATCTCCCTGTCGCTGAAGAAGAATCCGGACCTTGCGGGAGGCGCCTCCGCGAGCCGGCCGGAGCGGGGCGCGGGTGGAGAAGGTCCCGGCTCCGGGAAGTCCGGCACCGGAACGGATGGACGCGGCCGGCCGGGTCCAGGCGGACCGAAGCGGGACCGGCGGGGACAAGGGAAAAAAGAAGGGAAAGGACAGGACGAACAAATCCCCTTCAACAACCCCTTCGCCGCGGTCTTCGGGAAAAAGTGA